The nucleotide window CGCCCGTTTCACTGCGACCTGCACCGGAGCAGGGGTGTCAATTGTCGCCAGTGATGTCCCGCAGCATGGAATAGGTGAAGAGAAACGCGCCCAGGGGCGGCGTAACGAGCATGATCGAAAGCGCCATGGTGTGCACGGTCAGGCGCAGCGGCTTGGTGGGCGCGGCGCGTTTGCGGAGCCACTCCGGCGGGGAGGTGGTCATGCCGGGCACGTCTTCGGACAGGATGATGTCGAAGCGCTCTTCGACCGGGGGGTGCGATGACGCGCTGGGCGCGTCGGGCCGGGGCCGCGCGCCGAGATTGGCCAGGCCGGCGGGCGGGGCGACGGGGGAGGCGACGGGGGAGGACTGGCGCAGAAGATCGTAGAGCGACAGGACGAGGGCGTGATCGACCGCTTCGGGGGTCTCGCCGCGCATGATCGCGTCATAGGGCATGTCCTCTTTGACGCGGTAGACCAGCCGGTCGGCGAGATGCGCGTAGGAGACGTCGAAGTGATCACCCGTTTCGTGCGCGTCGGGCGGGGCGCCCACGGCCAGCACGAGATGGGCATAGCGATCCTCCGGGCATGGCGTCAGAAGGGCAATGGCGATGCGGACGCCGATGCGGTCGATCATCGCGACGCCGTCATCCACCCAGTTGATCCGGCGCGGCTGGGCGTCGGTGCCTTGCAGCATCCCGTCGATGGCCCGCACGATGTCGCCGGCCTGCGCCGCGGGGGCGCGGCGATAGCTGAACAGAGCGATGGAAGCCTGCTGGTCTTGGAACATTCTTTTTCCGTGGTGAACGGTCTTTGCGACAATCCGGGAGAGTCTCACGAATAGGGAGCAACTGCGTCCGGCGTTGGAAGAATCTGCGGCAAAATCAAGAACGCCGTCCCGTATAGGGGACTGTGGAGCGTGCACGAGGAAGGCGCGCCGCGCCTTTTGGTGGCGCGGCGCGGGGGGTGTCAGGGCAGGTCCAGCACGACGTGAGGCTGCCCGTCGGAGGTTTTCTCGACCGTGCGGCCGGTGGGGCCGAGGGTGCAGGACACCTGGCGGCGCAGGGAACTGAACCGGGGCGACTCGACCACGTCGACAGGGGTGTCGAAGGCGATGGTCAGCTCGACATGATCCGGCCCCTTGGCCGTGGCCGACCTGACCGTGCCGGCAAAGGCGTGGCCCAGGTAGCGTCCCGAGACGCGCTGGCCGAGGGTCCAGGCACGGTTTGGCGGGGGCGTGGCGGCCCCGGACAGGCTGTTCCAGTCGCGGTAGCCCCATTGATGCGCCAGGTGTTCCAGCGCGGCGGAGTGGCTGACCGGGGTTCCGGCGCGGGCGAGAGTGTCACGAAGTTTGCGCGCATGCCCTTTGAGCACGTCGCGCGACGGCAGGATGGTCTGTGTCATTGCAGTTTTCCCAGATGGGGCGAAATCGGATCGGCAGGGCCCGCGTTGCTGCCCGGTCGAAGCCCCGGGTCAATGCAATGATCTGTCAGAGCTTCACCATGGCGCTACGGCCTGCGGGCGGCGGGGGCCTGACGCCCCGTGAATGCCGCAGATAGGGGCGCCGTGCCGTTGCGTCAAGCCCCGGGGCCGTCAGCCGTCGATCTTGGCCGCCATGATGGCGATGGCCTGTTGATAGACGGTGGCCGCGTTCCACTGCTTGATCACGTTGAAATTGGGCTGGCCCTGCTGGTAGCCGGCACCCGGACGCCAGCCCTTCTGGCGCAGGAAGTTGGCGGTCGAGACCAGCGCGTCGGCCTGATTGTAGAAATCCACCCGCCCGTCGCCGTTGCCGTCGACGCCGTAGGCGAGCGCGTTGCCGGGCAGGAACTGGGTATGGCCCAGCTCGCCATGCTTGGCCCCGCGCGTGTTGATGGTGATCGAGCCGCGATCCACCAGTTTCAGCGCGCCGATGGCGTGCGGGCGGAAGAAATCCGAGCGGCGGCAATCGTAGGTCAGAGTGACGATGGCCGAGACGACCGAGCTGTCGCCCATGAAGCCGCCAAAGCCGGTCTCCATGCCGTGGATGGCGATGATGACGCCGGCGGGGACGCCGTAATTCTGTTCGATCCAGTTGTAGAAGCCGGGGTTCTGCGCCTTGCGCTTGCGGCCTTGCGCGATGATCGTGTTGGCGCCGCGCACCTGCATGAACTTGTCGAGCGAGTAGCGAAAGCTTTTCTGGTTGCGGTCGGCGGCGATGGTGCCGGAGGCATAGCTGGTCTGGGCCAGCGCCTGGAGGCCGCGTTGGCCGACGCCCGCGGCCTGGGCCTGCTGGGCGAAGCCCGCTTTCCATTGTTCGAACCCGCTGGCGTTATTGCCGCACTGGGCATGGGCCGCCGCTGCGGCGGTCAAGGTGGCGGCGCCGGCGACGGCAAGCGCAAGAAAACGGGATTTGAGTTTCAAAGACATTGAGCAGCTCCAGGTCAGACAAGCGGGATGTTAGCCGAGCCGGACAGGGGAACAAAGTCAATTCTCCAAGAGGTTCGGCACATCGGAACGGGCGTTCAGCGAGCGCCCGTGCGGAACGACAACGGTCGATCGGGCGCGTGTGTTCCGCGAAGATGCCTCCTGCACGTTATCCATGGGTGCGGGAGGCGGGCCGATCAGCCCAGAACGGACTGGATCACCTGTGCGGCGGCGGCGGTGGCGCCGTTCGCCTGAAGCGACACGAAGAGCCCCGACAGCGCCGCCGCCTGTCCGGCGAGGCGCAGGTTCTCGCCCTTGACCAGATTGATGATCACCAGCGCCACACCGACCGGCAGTGCGATGCAGGCCACCGCGAGGGACAGAAGCCAGGCCGACAGGCGCAAGCGATCGGTCTCTTCGGCGATGTTCTCGATGGCGGGGACGACCATCTGCGGCGTGTCTTCGATAATGCCCTCGGATTCGCCCAGGAAATCCTTCCAGGGCAGGACCGGCATTTCCGGCGGGGGCGTGCGCTCGAGCTGTTCGTCCAGCCTGCTGTGCAGCTCGCCTATTCCGGTCAGGGCGCTGCGGGCGCGCAAGGTCTGGTCTCTGAGCGTGTCGGCTTCGGGCGTATCGCAGGCCGCAGGCTCGCGGGCCTCGAAGACCTCTTCGGTCGACAGGATCGCCTCTTGCTCGACCCATTGCAGGTGCTTCGGGCGCAGGTGATCGCTGAGGTCGATGGCCACGCGGGCCAGCACGGCGTCGATCGCCGGGCCGGAGCCGGGTTCCGCCGGGTCCCGTCGGCAGACGTCGATCCGCAGCAGGGTGTTCGCCTCTTCCTCCAGGCCCGGCAGCACGACATTGTCGCTGAGTGTCAGGCAGACCCGGTATTGCTCGGTCTCGACCCCGGCGTCCCTGTCGGACAGAAACCCGAGCGACCGGACGTCCTCGCAGAGGCCTTTCAACGCCTCGGCGGTGCGCGTGACCGCATCCAGGAGGTCGATCGATTTCTCTTCCATGAAGATCAGCCCCGCCATGACGCGGGTATCGCTCTGTGCCATCTTTCACTCCCCGGTTGTTCACTCTCACACCTGGATCATCCGAAGAGTTAATGGAGACAGTGTGTTTCAAATATGGAACCGATTGGGCACTTTTCGGAAACGGGCGGGATTCCGCCTGTCTGGGGCAGTTTTTCGTGTGATTTCGGACGGGCAGGACAGAAAACGGGCGCCTTCCGGAAAAGGCGCCCGCGTCGGTACAGGATGTCTGCCGGATCAGCAGCTGTAATACATGCCGAACTCCACCGGGTGCGGCGTGTGTTCGTACTTTTCGATCTCTTCCATCTTGAGCTCGATATAGCCGTCGATCTGGTCCTTGGTGAACACGTCACCGGCCAGCAGGTAGTCGTGATCGGCCTGAAGTTCCTGCATGGCTTCGCGCAGGCTGCCGCAGACGGTCGGGATGCCTTCCAGCTCTTCGGCGGGCAGGTCGTAGAGGTTCTTGTCCATCGCCTCGCCCGGGTCGATCTTGTTCTTGATGCCGTCGAGGCCGGCCATCAGGAGTGCGGCAAAACACAGGTAGGGGTTTGCCGACGGATCGGGGAAACGGGCCTCGACGCGCTTGGCTTTCGGCGACTCGGTCCACGGGATCCGGACGCAGCCCGAGCGATTGCGGGCCGAGTAGGCGCGCAGCACGGGAGCCTCGAAGCCGGGGATCAGTCGCTTGTAGCTGTTGGTCGACGGGTTGGTGAAGGCATTGAGCGACTTGGCGTGCTTCAGGATGCCGCCGATGTACCACAGGGCCTCGTCCGACAGGTCGGCGTACTTGTCGCCGGCAAAGAGCGGCTTGCCGTCTTTCCAGATCGACATGTTGACGTGCATGCCGGTGCCGTTGTCGCCCGCGATGGGCTTGGGCATGAACGTGGCCGACTTGCCGTAGGCGGCGGCGACGTTGTGGATGACGTACTTGTATTTCTGCAGCTCGTCGGCCTGTTTGGTCACGGTGCCGAAGATCAGGCCAAGCTCGTGCTGGCACGACGCCACCTCGTGGTGGTGCTTGTCGACCTTCATGCCCAGCCGCTTCATGGTCGAGAGCATTTCCGAGCGGATGTCCTGCGCCTCGTCGGTGGGGTTCACCGGGAAATAGCCGCCCTTGACGCCCGGACGGTGGCCCATGTTGCCCATCTCGTACTCGGTGTCGGTGTTCCAGGAGGCGTCGATCGCGTCGACCTCGTAGGAAACCTTGTTGATCGAGTTGGAGAAGCGCACGTCGTCGAAGAGAAAGAATTCCGCTTCGGGGCCCATGAAGGCGCTGTCGCCGATGCCGCTGGATTTCAGGTAGGCCTCGGCCTTTTCGGCGGTGCCGCGCGGGTCACGCTCATACGCTTCGCCGGTGTCGGGTTCGACGATCGAGCAATGCACGCAGATGGTTTTCTCGGCATAGAAGGGATCGATGTAGCCGCTGGTCGTGTCGGGCATCAGTTTCATGTCCGAGGCTTCGATCGATTTCCAGCCGGCGATCGAGGAGCCGTCGAACATGAAGCCTTCTTCGAGGAAATCCTCGTCGACCTCGTCGGCGATGACCGTCACGTGCTGCAGCTTGCCGCGCGGGTCGGTGAAACGGATGTCGACATATTCGACCTCCTCGTCCTTGATCGTCTTGAGCAG belongs to Roseovarius sp. THAF27 and includes:
- a CDS encoding glyoxalase superfamily protein, with the protein product MTQTILPSRDVLKGHARKLRDTLARAGTPVSHSAALEHLAHQWGYRDWNSLSGAATPPPNRAWTLGQRVSGRYLGHAFAGTVRSATAKGPDHVELTIAFDTPVDVVESPRFSSLRRQVSCTLGPTGRTVEKTSDGQPHVVLDLP
- a CDS encoding lytic transglycosylase domain-containing protein — its product is MSLKLKSRFLALAVAGAATLTAAAAAHAQCGNNASGFEQWKAGFAQQAQAAGVGQRGLQALAQTSYASGTIAADRNQKSFRYSLDKFMQVRGANTIIAQGRKRKAQNPGFYNWIEQNYGVPAGVIIAIHGMETGFGGFMGDSSVVSAIVTLTYDCRRSDFFRPHAIGALKLVDRGSITINTRGAKHGELGHTQFLPGNALAYGVDGNGDGRVDFYNQADALVSTANFLRQKGWRPGAGYQQGQPNFNVIKQWNAATVYQQAIAIMAAKIDG
- the glnA gene encoding type I glutamate--ammonia ligase, which encodes MSAKDLLKTIKDEEVEYVDIRFTDPRGKLQHVTVIADEVDEDFLEEGFMFDGSSIAGWKSIEASDMKLMPDTTSGYIDPFYAEKTICVHCSIVEPDTGEAYERDPRGTAEKAEAYLKSSGIGDSAFMGPEAEFFLFDDVRFSNSINKVSYEVDAIDASWNTDTEYEMGNMGHRPGVKGGYFPVNPTDEAQDIRSEMLSTMKRLGMKVDKHHHEVASCQHELGLIFGTVTKQADELQKYKYVIHNVAAAYGKSATFMPKPIAGDNGTGMHVNMSIWKDGKPLFAGDKYADLSDEALWYIGGILKHAKSLNAFTNPSTNSYKRLIPGFEAPVLRAYSARNRSGCVRIPWTESPKAKRVEARFPDPSANPYLCFAALLMAGLDGIKNKIDPGEAMDKNLYDLPAEELEGIPTVCGSLREAMQELQADHDYLLAGDVFTKDQIDGYIELKMEEIEKYEHTPHPVEFGMYYSC